One part of the Neodiprion virginianus isolate iyNeoVirg1 chromosome 3, iyNeoVirg1.1, whole genome shotgun sequence genome encodes these proteins:
- the LOC124299857 gene encoding clathrin heavy chain, which produces MTQLLPIRFQEHLQLTAVGINANNVSFNTLTMESDKFICVREKVADTSQVVIIDMNDSANPIRRPISADSAIMNPASKVIALKAQKTLQIFNIEMKSKMKAHTMTEDVVFWKWISLNTLALVTETAVYHWSMEGDSQPHKTFDRHSSLNGCQIINYRTDPKQTWLLLIGISAQHNRVVGAMQLYSVERKCSQPIEGHAASFAQFKMEGNAEPSNLFCFAVRTVQGAKLHIIEVGQPPAGNQPFPKKAVDVFFPPEAGGDFPVAMQVSSKYDVIYLITKYGYIHMYDIESATCIFMNRISGETIFVTAPHEASGGIIGVNRKGQVLSVSVEEENIIPYINGVLQNPELALRMAVRNNLSGAEDLFVRKFNMLFQNGQYAEAAKVAANAPKGILRTPATIQRFQQVPATQGQTSPLLQYFGILLDQGQLNKYESLELCRPVLVQGRKQLLEKWLKEDKLECSEELGDLVKQADPTLALSVYLRANVPNKVIQCFAETGQFQKIVLYAKKVSYTPDYVFLLRNVMRINPDQGVAFAQMLVQDDEPLADINQIVDIFMEQNMVQQCTAFLLDALKNNRASEGALQTRLLEMNLMSAPQVADAILGNQMFTHYDRAHVAQLCEKAGLLQRALEHYTDLYDIKRAVVHTQMLSPDWLVGFFGTLSVEDSLECLKAMLTANMRQNLQICVQIATKYHEQLTTKALIDLFESFKSYEGLFYFLGSIVNFSQDQEVHFKYIQAACKTGQIKEVERICRESNCYNAERVKNFLKEAKLSDQLPLIIVCDRFDFVHDLVLYLYRNNLQKYIEIYVQKVNPSRLPVVIGGLLDVDCSEDIIKNLILVVRGQFSTDELVEEVEKRNRLKLLLPWLESRVHEGCVEPATHNALAKIYIDSNNNPERFLKENQFYDSRVVGKYCEKRDPHLACVAYERGQCDRELISVCNENSLFKSEARYLVRRRDPDLWAEVLLESNPYKRPLIDQVVQTALSETQDPEDISVTVKAFMTADLPNELIELLEKIVLDSSVFSDHRNLQNLLILTAIKADRTRVMEYINRLDNYDAPDIANIAISNKLFEEAFAIFRKFDVNTSAIQVLIEQVNNLDRAYEFAERCNEPAVWSQLAKAQLQQGLVKEAIDSFIKADDPSAYVDVVETAHRTSHWEDLVRYLQMARKKARESFVESELIYAYARTNRLADLEEFISGPNHADIQKIGDRCFDDKMYDAAKLLYNNVSNFARLAITLVHLKEFQGAVDSARKANSTRTWKEVCFACVDSGEFRLAQMCGLHIVVHADELEDLIKYYQDRGHFEELINLLEAALGLERAHMGMFTELAILYSKYKPQRMREHLDLFWSRVNIPKVLRAAEQAHLWAELVFLYDKYEEFDNAVLAMMQHPTEAWREGHFKDVITKVANVELYYKAIQFYVEYKPLLLNDVLLVLAPRMDHTRAVAYFTRTGHLQLVKPYLRSVQSLNNKAINEALNGLLIDEEDYQGLRTSIDAFDNFDNIALAQQLEKHELIEFRRIAAYLYKGNNRWKQSVELCKKDRLFRDAMEYAAESRNAEVAEELLEWFLERGSKDCFAACLFYCYDLLHPDVILELAWRHRILHFAMPYLIQVAREYITKVDKLEEAESQRLEETDQQEHKPMIMPEPQLMLTAGPGMMAPGYAPQSVYAPPGQGVYAPPTAAYQGYGM; this is translated from the exons GGGAATCAATGCCAACAATGTCAGCTTCAATACACTTACGATGGAGTCGGACAAATTTATTTGTGTACGAGAAAAGGTTGCGGATACATCGCAAGTCGTCATTATCGATATGAATGACTCTGCCAATCCAATTAGGAGACCAATTTCAGCCGATTCTGCAATTATGAATCCTGCGAGTAAAGTAATAGCTTTGAAAG CCCAAAAGACGTTGCAAATCTTCAACATTGAGatgaaatcaaaaatgaaaGCCCATACCATGACGGAAGATGTTGTATTTTGGAAGTGGATTTCCTTGAATACTCTGGCCCTAGTCACTGAAACTGCTGTCTATCATTGGTCCATGGAAGGGGATTCTCAGCCTCATAAAACATTCGATCGTCACTCATCACTGAACGGATGTCAGATCATAAACTACAGAACTGACCCAAAACAAACttggttattgctgattgGAATTTCGGCGCAACATAACAGGGTCGTTGGCGCGATGCAGTTGTATTCCGTAGAACGCAAATGTTCTCAACCAATTGAAGGGCATGCTGCTTCCTTTGCGCAATTCAAAATGGAGGGCAATGCAGAACCCAGCAATCTATTTTGTTTTGCTGTAAGGACTGTCCAAGGTGCTAAGTTGCATATTATAGAGGTTGGTCAACCTCCAGCTGGGAATCAACCTTTTCCCAAGAAAGCAGTCGACGTTTTCTTTCCACCCGAAGCTGGAGGTGATTTTCCAGTTGCAATGCAGGTCAGCTCGAAATATGACGTGATATATTTAATCACCAAATACGGCTACATCCATATGTATGACATAGAATCAGCAACTTGTATATTTATGAACCGTATCTCTggagaaacaatttttgtgaCCGCTCCCCATGAAGCTTCTGGGGGAATCATCGGAGTCAATCGTAAGGGGCAAGTATTGTCTGTTTCCGTCGAAGAAGAGAACATAATTCCATACATTAATGGAGTTCTTCAGAATCCTGAACTAGCTCTGAGAATGGCTGTTAGAAACAATTTGTCTGGGGCGGAAGACTTGTTTGTGAGAAAATTCAACATGCTTTTCCAAAATGGCCAGTACGCCGAGGCTGCCAAAGTTGCTGCCAATGCTCCAAAAGGTATCCTTAGGACTCCGGCAACCATTCAGCGTTTCCAGCAG GTCCCAGCTACGCAGGGGCAGACATCTCCGTTGCTTCAATACTTTGGTATACTGTTGGATCAAGGTCAACTAAACAAGTATGAGTCATTGGAACTCTGCCGTCCTGTCTTGGTGCAAGGACGCAAGCAACTTcttgaaaaatggttgaagGAAGACAAATTGGAATGCAGTGAAGAGTTAGGGGATCTTGTTAAACAAGCTGATCCAACTCTTGCCTTGAGTGTTTACCTCAGGGCGAATGTACCCAACAAAGTTATCCAATGTTTTGCTGAGACTGGGCAATTCCAAAAGATTGTTCTGTATGCCAAGAAGGTTTCGTACACTCCGGATTATGTATTCTTGCTGCGAAATGTGATGAGAATTAATCCTGACCAAGGTGTTGCTTTTGCGCAAATGTTGGTTCAGGATGACGAACCTCTGGCTGACATCAATCAG ATTGTAGACATATTCATGGAACAGAACATGGTGCAACAGTGTACAGCATTTTTGTTAGATGCATTGAAGAATAATCGAGCTAGTGAAGGTGCATTACAAACTCGCTTATTGGAAATGAATTTGATGTCTGCTCCCCAAGTGGCGGATGCCATACTTGGGAATCAAATGTTTACGCACTATGATCGTGCCCATGTTGCCCAGTTATGTGAGAAAGCAGGTCTTCTACAACGAGCTCTGGAGCATTACACAGACTTATATGACATTAAGCGAGCTGTAGTCCATACGCAGATGCTGTCGCCTGATTGGCTAGTTGGATTCTTTGGTACTCTATCTGTAGAAGACTCCTTGGAATGCTTGAAAGCTATGTTAACTGCAAACATGAGACAAAACTTGCAGATCTGTGTACAGATAGCAACAAAGTACCATGAGCAACTGACCACCAAGGCTTTGATTG ATTTGTTCGAGAGCTTTAAATCTTACGAAGGATTGTTCTATTTCCTTGGATCGATTGTGAACTTCAGTCAAGATCAGGAAgttcatttcaaatatatccAAGCTGCCTGTAAAACAGGACAGATCAAAGAAGTTGAGAGAATATGTCGTGAGAGCAATTGCTACAATGCGGAAAGagtcaagaattttttgaagGAAGCAAAATTGTCCGATCAATTGCCTCTTATCATTGTTTGCGATCGATTCGACTTTGTGCACGATCTTGTTTTGTACCTGTACAGAAACAATCTACAAAAATACATCGAGATATATGTTCAAAAG gtCAACCCATCGAGATTACCCGTTGTAATTGGTGGCTTGTTGGATGTCGATTGTTCAGAAGATATAATAAAAAACCTCATTCTTGTCGTCCGGGGTCAGTTCTCTACAGACGAACTGGTTGAGGAGGTTGAAAAACGTAATCGACTCAAGCTCTTGTTGCCTTGGTTGGAATCTCGTGTTCACGAAGGCTGTGTGGAGCCTGCCACCCATAATGCTTTAGCTAAAATTTATATCGATAGTAACAATAATCCTGAGAGATTCCTCAA GGAAAATCAGTTCTACGATAGCCGTGTTGTCGGTAAATATTGCGAGAAACGTGATCCTCATTTAGCATGTGTAGCATATGAACGTGGTCAATGCGATCGAGAATTAATCAGCGTATGCAATGAAAATAGTCTTTTCAAAAGTGAAGCCAGATATTTGGTCAGACGACGAGACCCTGATCTCTGGGCCGAGGTTCTCTTGGAAAGTAATCCCTACAAGAGACCACTTATTGATCAG GTGGTTCAAACTGCACTGTCAGAGACCCAAGATCCAGAAGACATTTCTGTAACTGTAAAGGCCTTCATGACAGCTGACTTGCCAAATGAATTGATTGAattgcttgaaaaaattgtacttgACAGCAGTGTCTTTAGCGATCATCGTAATCTACAAAATCTGCTGATTTTGACAGCAATAAAAGCAGATCGCACACGCGTTATGGAGTACATAAATCGTCTGGACAACTATGATGCACCCGATATAGCCAACATTGCTATCAGCAACAAATTATTCGAAGAAGCTTTCGCCATTTTCCGGAAATTCGATGTCAATACTTCAGCTATTCAAGTGCTGATTGAACAAGTGAATAATTTGGATAGGGCTTATGAATTTGCCGAAAG ATGCAACGAACCAGCAGTGTGGTCACAGCTGGCTAAAGCTCAGCTACAACAGGGTCTAGTGAAAGAGGCCATTGACAGTTTCATCAAAGCCGATGATCCATCAGCATACGTCGATGTAGTTGAGACTGCTCATCGAACTTCCCACTGGGAAGATCTTGTTCGCTACTTGCAAATGGCTCGCAAGAAGGCGAGAGAGTCCTTTGTTGAAAGCGAACTCATTTACGCGTATGCTCGCACCAATCGCCTTGCTGATCTTGAAGAGTTTATCTCTGGTCCAAATCACGCTGATATTCAAAAG ATCGGTGATCGTTGTTTCGATGACAAAATGTACGACGCAGCAAAACTTTTGTACAACAACGTATCCAACTTTGCTCGATTAGCCATTACTCTCGTTCACTTGAAAGAGTTTCAAGGAGCCGTTGATAGCGCTCGTAAAGCAAATTCTACACGCACATGGAAAGAGGTGTGTTTTGCTTGTGTAGACAGCGGAGAATTTCGATTGGCCCAAATGTGTGGTCTGCACATAGTTGTTCACGCCGACGAGCTTGAGGACTTGATCAAATATTATCAAGATCGCGGACACTTTGAAGAACTCATCAATCTATTGGAGGCTGCGTTAGGTTTGGAGAGGGCTCACATGGGAATGTTCACAGAACTTGCTATTCTATACAGCAAGTACAAGCCACAACGGATGCGTGAGCATCTCGACCTCTTCTGGTCTCGTGTGAACATACCGAAG GTATTGCGCGCGGCGGAACAAGCTCATTTATGGGCGGAGCTTGTATTCTTGTATGACAAATATGAAGAATTTGATAACGCGGTACTAGCAATGATGCAGCATCCAACAGAAGCGTGGCGCGAAGGTCATTTCAAAGATGTGATCACCAAGGTAGCTAATGTGGAATTGTACTACAAGGCGATCCAATTCTACGTAGAATACAAGCCACTATTGCTGAATGATGTTCTACTTGTCCTTGCACCAAGAATGGATCATACAAGAGCGGTTGCTTACTTCACTCGTACAGGACATTTGCAACTTGTGAAGCCTTATCTTAGATCAGTCCAATCTTTGAACAACAAAGCTATAAATGAAGCATTGAATGGTCTTCTCATTGACGAGGAAGATTATCAAGGTTTGAGGACGTCAATAGACGCTTTTGATAACTTTGATAACATTGCTCTCGCTCAGCAGCTTGAGAAACACGAGCTAATCGAGTTTAGAAGGATTGCGGCGTACCTGTACAAAGGCAATAACAGATGGAAACAATCGGTTGAACTTTGCAAAAAAGACAGGCTATTCCG AGATGCTATGGAGTATGCTGCGGAGTCTAGGAATGCAGAGGTAGCTGAGGAACTGCTAGAATGGTTCTTAGAGAGAGGATCAAAAGATTGTTTTGCAGCTTGCCTCTTCTACTGTTATGACTTGCTTCATCCCGATGTAATTTTGGAACTTGCCTGGAGGCACAGAATCCTTCACTTCGCAATGCCTTATCTAATTCAAGTTGCCCGAGAGTACATCACCAAG GTTGATAAACTCGAAGAAGCTGAAAGCCAGCGCTTGGAAGAAACAGATCAGCAGGAGCACAAACCAATGATCATGC CTGAGCCACAGTTGATGTTGACAGCAGGACCAGGAATGATGGCACCAGGTTACGCACCTCAAAGTGTTTATGCACCTCCGGGTCAAGGAGTTTATGCACCTCCTACTGCAGCCTATCAGGGCTACGGTATGTGA
- the LOC124299871 gene encoding ribonuclease P protein subunit p29 isoform X2: MSDNVCLQLPVSVVNRATTSTDRSEYLLNLLENILPPSDTKSVNEELKKTFTFNKYRTKHARRKPKKATFLTARKRSELGLNKLDNRINLKYVDALALNQLWLEYMRQMLGVNNFTDLPQGPVEPNWDNIGQQLLKADFHGAKILVIRSKCPSLVGIHGIVLQDTKCTFRVIGEDSIIRTIPKDTAVFKICLGNVNLQLFGRELCVRPAERSVKKFKSARVPDL; the protein is encoded by the exons aTGTCGG ACAACGTGTGTCTTCAACTTCCAGTGTCAGTGGTTAACCGTGCAACAACATCGACGGATCGCagtgaatatcttttaaatcTTTTAGAAAATATCTTACCACCCTCAGATACTAAATCAGTAaatgaagaattgaaaaag aCATTCACTTTCAACAAATACAGAACAAAGCATGCTCGCCGTAAACCAAAGAAGGCAACATTTTTAACAGCCAGAAAAAGATCAGAACTTGGCTTGAATAAATTGGATAACAGGATTAACTTGAAATACGTTGATGCATTAGCATTGAACCAGCTGTGGCTAGAGTACATGCGACAAATGCTTGGTGTTAACAATTTCACTGATTTACCGCAAGGACCAGTCGAACCAAATTGGGACAACATTGGTCAACAATTGCTAAAGGCTGACTTCCATGGAGCAAAAATTCTTGTCATTAGATCTAAATGCCCAAGTTTGGTAGGCATTCATGGCATTGTATTGCAAGACACTAAATGTACCTTCAGAGTTATTGGAGAGGATAGTATTATCCGAA cAATTCCAAAAGACACAGCTGTATTCAAGATATGTTTGGGCAATGTCAATTTACAATTGTTTGGCAGAGAGTTGTGTGTCAGACCTGCTGAGAGatcagtgaaaaaattcaaaagtgcTCGTGTACCTGATTTATAA
- the LOC124299871 gene encoding ribonuclease P protein subunit p29 isoform X1, translated as MLTRTQVGPYDLSFLFFDNVCLQLPVSVVNRATTSTDRSEYLLNLLENILPPSDTKSVNEELKKTFTFNKYRTKHARRKPKKATFLTARKRSELGLNKLDNRINLKYVDALALNQLWLEYMRQMLGVNNFTDLPQGPVEPNWDNIGQQLLKADFHGAKILVIRSKCPSLVGIHGIVLQDTKCTFRVIGEDSIIRTIPKDTAVFKICLGNVNLQLFGRELCVRPAERSVKKFKSARVPDL; from the exons ATGCTAACTAGAACTCAAGTGGGACCTTATGATCTGTCATTTCTGTTCTTTG ACAACGTGTGTCTTCAACTTCCAGTGTCAGTGGTTAACCGTGCAACAACATCGACGGATCGCagtgaatatcttttaaatcTTTTAGAAAATATCTTACCACCCTCAGATACTAAATCAGTAaatgaagaattgaaaaag aCATTCACTTTCAACAAATACAGAACAAAGCATGCTCGCCGTAAACCAAAGAAGGCAACATTTTTAACAGCCAGAAAAAGATCAGAACTTGGCTTGAATAAATTGGATAACAGGATTAACTTGAAATACGTTGATGCATTAGCATTGAACCAGCTGTGGCTAGAGTACATGCGACAAATGCTTGGTGTTAACAATTTCACTGATTTACCGCAAGGACCAGTCGAACCAAATTGGGACAACATTGGTCAACAATTGCTAAAGGCTGACTTCCATGGAGCAAAAATTCTTGTCATTAGATCTAAATGCCCAAGTTTGGTAGGCATTCATGGCATTGTATTGCAAGACACTAAATGTACCTTCAGAGTTATTGGAGAGGATAGTATTATCCGAA cAATTCCAAAAGACACAGCTGTATTCAAGATATGTTTGGGCAATGTCAATTTACAATTGTTTGGCAGAGAGTTGTGTGTCAGACCTGCTGAGAGatcagtgaaaaaattcaaaagtgcTCGTGTACCTGATTTATAA
- the LOC124299868 gene encoding required for meiotic nuclear division protein 1 homolog has translation MLFATFQRLTLSRIGMSMINGKGFCSLSATIIKLPEKKFTLKLGQLLLFDKYKFVTKNSIASRPQRFIFTTSSKLHGVQGIQQNVSTFQMKKRPLRKKRSISEDEESSMPGFWNIKSLATADEYDLEGLMDGLLKQDLYLPQKISTSSESMPDVIHAVAKYEVETEPREVYFFREGTVVFWNMSELESGNLLRFLKSYEQHSYADKLVQSESELMLYTHLESSKKSHLKEGNIMLAPNATDLDKYTFSNAIALSVKLGIWEASLDRYVDSIAFVTDDLKSGRPIKMSREEVLRKQGELFALRHMINLSSDLLDTPDFYWERDELENLFQQTCSYFSIAKRTRVMNEKLNHCVELVELLSSHLSDRHHVRLEWMIIVLIMVEVVFEILHYIDRYFADQPQTSEVLTS, from the exons ATGTTGTTTGCCACTTTTCAACGGTTGACACTGTCTCGAATAGGCATGTCGATGATTAACGGCAAGGGTTTTTGTAGCTTGTCCGCAACGATCATCAAGCTTCCTGAGAAAAAGTTTACCTTGAAACTCGGTCAGCTTCTTTTGTTCGATAAATACaaatttgtgacaaaaaattcaatcgcATCTAGACCGCAACGATTCATTTTCACAACTTCAAGTAAATTGCACGGAGTACAAGGCATTCAACAGAACGTATCCacttttcaaatgaaaaagcgtccgttgagaaaaaagagatCTATATCAGAGGACGAAGAGAGCAGCATGCCTGGA TTCTGGAATATCAAGTCACTGGCCACTGCAGACGAATATGATTTAGAAGGACTCATGGACGGTTTACTTAAACAGGATTTATATTTGCCACAAAAGATTTCAACGTCTTCAGAAT CAATGCCAGATGTGATTCACGCAGTAGCTAAATATGAGGTAGAAACAGAGCCCCGTGAAGTCTACTTTTTCCGAGAAGGAACTGTTGTTTTTTGGAATATGTCAGAACTTGAAAGTGGAAATTTACTGAGATTCTTGAAATCCTATGAACAACATAGTTATGCTGATAAACTGGTGCAGTCAGAGAGTGAACTAATGCTGTACACGCATTTAGAATCTAG TAAAAAGAGCCATTTGAAAGAAGGAAATATCATGTTGGCACCAAATGCCACAGACTTGGATAAATACACATTCTCAAATGCAATTGCACTCTCTGTCAAACTTGGCATATGGGAAGCATCACTAGACCGTTATGTGGATTCAATTGCTTTTGTTACCGATGATCTGAAATCTGGTCGCCCAATAAAAATGAGCAGAGAAGAAGTTCTGCGAAAGCAAGGCGAATTATTTGCGCTCAGGCATATGATCAACTTGAGTTCCGACCTTTTAGATACCCCAGATTTTTACTGGGAAAGAGAtgaattggaaaatttattccaacaaACGTGTAGTTATTTCAGTATTGCCAAACGTACACGG GTGATGAATGAGAAACTGAATCATTGCGTTGAACTTGTAGAACTTTTGTCATCCCATCTTAGCGATCGTCATCACGTTCGTTTAGAATGGATGATAATTGTATTAATTATGGTTGAGGTAGTATTTGAAATACTACATTACATCGATCGTTATTTTGCCGATCAACCCCAAACATCTGAAGTGTTGACCTCCTAG
- the LOC124299867 gene encoding glutathione synthetase-like: protein MNASDQPSMGLCVKLPLPQAELQELIDKAKDWSLMNGACMRSKKNFNRDTLQFAPFILIPSSFPRTEFNRACEIQIILNELMHRVAHDYEFLKETLKETIKVDTFTRKLFDIYETVHGEGFTQKVSLGMLRSDLMLDTSCPKERGCSQNHKPYCCWKQVEINTIASGFGWLGPAATKLHKYILQELDRTNELKNLPDNNALQGLCTGMIDAWNIYNDPKSVILFIIENVTYNICDQRFHEFEIRRLNPSIKVIRRTLSELAVEARLGPKKELIVGEQTVAVVYFRCGYEPSQYPTEKEWDVRLLIERSLTIKSPSIQYHLAGAKKVQQALAKPGVLARFLKDEETVQQIRGIFTGLYALDFDEHGENAIDMGIANPERFVLKPQREGGGNNVYGNNIKTALESMKNQQERSAWILMDRIQPPLQRNYQIRAGSDTDTEMKEVVSELGIFGVLIGDEKNIIINRQVGHMLRTKLASADEGGVASGLGACDSPYLTD from the exons ATGAACGCGAGTGATCAACCCAGTATGGGCCTTTGCGTCAAACTGCCATTGCCGCAGGCAGAACTGCAAGAATTAATAGATAAAGCCAAAGATTGGTCGCTTATGAATGGAGCCTGCATGcgatcgaagaaaaatttcaacagagATACTCTGCAGTTTGCTCCATTTATTCTTATACCGTCATCATTTCCAAGGACAGAATTTAATCGagcttgtgaaattcaaataatattaaatgaaCTCATGCACAGGGTTGCCCATGACTATGAATTCCTGAAAGAAACCCTCAAAGAAACAATCAAAGTCGATACTTTTACCCGGAAATTGTTTGATATTTATGAAACGGTCCACGGCGAGGGATTCACTCAGAAAGTATCTTTAGGAATGTTAAGGTCCGATCTAATGCTTGACACCAGTTGCCCTAAAGAACGCGGCTGCTCACAAAATCACAAGCCATATTGTTGTTGGAAACAAGTAGAAATAAATACGATCGCATCAGGATTTGGATGGCTTGGTCCTGCCGCTACAAAATTGCACAAATATATTCTACAGGAACTTGATCGCACAAACGAGCTAAAAAATTTACCCGACAATAATGCGCTCCAAGGACTATGCACGGGAATGATTGACGCGTGGAATATTTACAATGATCCaaa ATCcgttattttattcatcattgAAAACGTCACGTATAACATTTGCGATCAGCGTTTTCACGAATTTGAAATCCGCAGACTTAATCCATCCATTAAGGTAATACGTAGAACACTGAGCGAGCTAGCTGTTGAAGCACGTCTCGGTCCCAAAAAAGAGCTGATTGTTGGAGAACAAACCGTCGCCGTTGTCTACTTCAGATGTGGCTATGAACCGAGTCAATATCCCACTGAGAAAGAGTGGGATGTAAGATTACTTATAGAAAGATCTTTAACAATCAAATCCCCATCGATTCAATATCATCTAGCTGGTGCAAAAAAAGTCCAACAAGCTCTGGCCAAGCCTGGAGTTCTCGCCAGATTTCTGAAGGACGAGGAGACAGTTCAGCAAATCAGAGGAATATTCACTG gTCTTTATGCTTTGGATTTTGATGAACACGGGGAAAATGCAATAGACATGGGGATAGCAAATCCTGAACGCTTTGTTTTGAAACCGCAGCGAGAAGGTGGTGGAAATAATGTTTATGGAAATAACATAAAAACCGCACTAGAATCCATGAAGAACCAGCAAGAGAGATCGGCATGGATCTTGATGGATAGAATCCAACCACCGTTGCAAAGAAACTATCAAATACGAGCAGGAAGTGATACAGATACAGAAATGAAGGAAGTCGTTTCGGAATTGGGCATATTTGGTGTATTGATCGGCGATGAAAAGAATATTATCATTAACAGACAAGTTGGTCACATGCTTCGAACAAAATTGGCCAGTGCTGATGAAGGCGGTGTTGCGTCAGGATTAGGGGCTTGTGATAGTCCCTATTTAACTGACTAG
- the LOC124299876 gene encoding ribosomal protein 63, mitochondrial: MRLTTVLLRFKHPHGHLYHGKHRLRKAVTDKSFRALRWDYEIEEQNMLLLRHPYLTIEQSSGHMKDLRVDPIAKWDKERSEKFSKITTLEDRLMHLKVRDAWD, encoded by the exons ATGAGGTTGACCACAGTTTTGTTGAGATTTAAGCATCCGCACGGCCACTTGTATCACGG AAAACACCGACTAAGGAAAGCAGTCACTGACAAAAGCTTCAGAGCTCTGCGCTGGGACTACGAAATAGAAGAGCAGAATATGCTGCTACTGCGTCATCCTTACTTAACAATTGAGCAGTCCAGTGGTCATATGAAAGACCTTAGAGTAGACCCCATAGCTAAATGGGATAAggaaagaagtgaaaaattttccaaaattactACTTTGGAAGATAGACTTATGCATTTGAAAGTGAGAGATGCTTGGgattaa